The nucleotide sequence CCTGTTCCCGGAAAAAGCCGCTCCTGCATTGCACCTATCGCAAGCAGCGATGACGAGTCGTCACGATGAGAAACATGGATGGTCGCCTTCCCCGCCTCCGACCCGATGGCCGCCTGATGGAGAATCACCCTGGCATCGCCCTGGAAAACCTTGCGAAACCGAGCCGCCGGCCTTGGAAGCGGCTCGAAGGCGATAACCTTCGCCCCGGGCGCCCACTGTCGCACGGCCAGCGCAAACTGCCCCCGATTGGCGCCGATATCGATTACCGTCGCAAGATCCGAGCGGAGCACCTGTCGATGTTCGGCCCCTGCCAGCACTCGGTTTCGAACCAGTGCCCGCAGTAAATTCTTGGACCGCAGTACCTGCGAAAGTTTATCTATGCGAGTCAAAAAAAGCGATGTTTGCAAACATCAACCTCAGGTTTGGAAATTGAACCGAAAAGGTGCGAAGGACGCGAAGTCTATTTGCCCGAATCAGGCAGCCGGCTGAAGAAAAAGTTGCCGGCCATCGATTCGTGCAAAGAAGCTTATTTTTTGAGAAATGCTTGGACGCGGTTAAAAACTTGACTTACCGAAAACAGGTTTGACTTGAAGTCGGTAGTTTAAAAATTTTAAGAAAATAGTTAATAATTAAGATGCGACCCTGTTGCTTCTGTTGCTTCGTGAAATTGTCGAAGCCAGTCTGGACAGATGGCAAGTGGAAGATCGATTCCGTCTCAGCAAAAATGATGATCTGGTAAGTACGCGTCCTATTCGGCACTGGACCGACAGCAAGATCCGCTGTCACTTATTTACTTGCGTGGCGGCAATGACTTATTTGCGTAGATTGGAGCTCAGGCTCTCCACAGCAGGCATAAGCCGTACAGCGGAAGATGTCATGGAGGATATGCAGCACCTTCATTCCGTGCTGACTTTGAACAAGGGGTCTATAAAACCGATCCGGCGATTAGAGACGCCAACAAAGACCCAATCCGAAGTCCTAACCGCGTTAGGTCACCGGATTGGCTACAGTGGGGTCTTACAGCTGATAGCTGCATAACCCACTGAATAATATGACTTTACAACTGTTTCTGACGTTTAACCCTGAAACTCCTGTCAGAGCTAATAAAGCGTCTTTCCAAAGAATAGCGGCCCCTAAAATCCAGGTGCTGCACCAAGTAAGTTACCCAAAGTTGCTCAAAGCTGAAATGGGTAACGGAAGCGGCGGTAAATTAGCCGAAGTTGCTTGCCCAAAGTTGCTCAAAGCAGAAATGGGTAAGATTTTGGCATTAGGCAGAAATCGGTAAATGGATAAATTACCCAAAAGAGCTTTGAG is from Desulfobacterales bacterium and encodes:
- a CDS encoding FkbM family methyltransferase — translated: MQTSLFLTRIDKLSQVLRSKNLLRALVRNRVLAGAEHRQVLRSDLATVIDIGANRGQFALAVRQWAPGAKVIAFEPLPRPAARFRKVFQGDARVILHQAAIGSEAGKATIHVSHRDDSSSLLAIGAMQERLFPGTGEARTETVSVGRLPDFVSADEIVSPAMLKFWTCRGSSWRPFADVRTYYRVLLMSMLNARLWSCIRGRL